The following is a genomic window from Malus sylvestris chromosome 12, drMalSylv7.2, whole genome shotgun sequence.
tcaaatccaccttcaagatcaagcccaaaagcccttgaagatccgttcatcattgttcttcaagatcaagcccaaaagcccttgaagatccgctcatcaccgttattcaagatcaagcctcaacggcccttgaagaaacattcatcctcaagatcaagccccaacggctccttgaagattcgctcaaatctaccttcaaagatcaagcccacggcccttgaagaaacttccaacagttcatccaaaatcaagcctcgacggcccttggatcagacaaacatccacaaatcaacaccttacggagatcgaatcagaggatcaaaatagagagagattgtaacccaaaatcatcaaatacaaatattctttgtgcacgttgttcttgtctcttttgtttcaggaaaatttcgtgttcacACTTCCCATTACTCCATATCTGTCGTGTATAGAAATTAATTAgtctaaacatatatatatatatatatatatatatatatatatatatatagaaaatataTAAGAAGTTCAATAAAGACTCTAGCACTAGTTAAACATCTTTGATGCTACATACTTACACAGTACACTGCTTAATAACGTCTCCAAGATTTACTACGAGAGCATTGAGAATTGGAATCGACGGCACCCGTTCTTCTCCTAGACAAATCTGTAATCCGGTAACAGTGTATTCTTGCACAAGTATGTGTTGGGTTGGTGGCTGATATTAGAGCCACATCTTGAAAGCAACAGTATGGTGATGGTGTTTTTGTCTGAGTCATACCTTGTACTTCCTAAGGCATGGAACATGGAGGATAGTAGTTTGCCCGAAAATATTGGACCAACTCTTGATGCAGTCCGAGAAGAGCATCCTTCTCCGCCCCAACATGTAAAGATAGAGACCTAGGGAGCTTACCTCCAACTTTCCTTACTTCACTTGAATATCCCTCGATAAAACCTCCCTTCTCCAGAGCTTGAATAAAAACCAGTGTTCTAATTAGTCTCGGACTAATTTTGGTTTGTAGACCGAGCAGCATCCTCATCTTCCCTGATTACGAAGATTCCCTATAATTAGTAGACTAATAGGATCATTGGTGTCCTTTCTGCCTACCTCATTTAATTAATCAAAGAATGGAAAATTTCATATTTCTCATGTTTAGTTCAGGACATTTTTTCGGACAATGTTAGTTGAGACGCTGtcagtttttatattttggattgAAGTTTTTGTATGTTGGCAAAGTCGTAAACTTGGCTCGTTGCATATATAAAGAGTCATACTCTTCCTCGTTAAGAAATCATTGCTCAATATGTCTGCAGAAACTTTTCCTTTGTATGATTTTATTGAGTTCCATTTGCTTATGTGTCGGATTGTGAGTTACAAATATAAAAGAATGACTCCGTATATGTAAGGAGCCAAGCAGTTTTAGCTTGAATTAGAAGGTTCACTGTTTTGTTCTTGCTTGTACAGAAGTGTATAGGATTGCTGACTTATCCAATTTAAAATGGAAAGGATTTCTTACAGAGACAGAAACCAAAAGAAATGCCTGCTGATTATTGAGGACTACTTGATTTTaagtccttttcttttcttttgtttactcTGGCTTTTGTAAATAGAAAACACAATTTTAAGTTTCAATCTTTGCCACTTGAGTGTGTGCCTTCCCATTCATTTTCATCTTGAAGGATTCCCTCAGATAATCTCCACATCTGACTTTCTTGTACTTCCAAACAGATCGTGGACAGTCCATCATGTGATCGAATGGTTCAATTTCGACATCATCATGTGGTATAAGAAATGTTGCATAAGATAGCCTTGCCTGGCCTTCAGTTGTGGCAGCTCTGTGTTCATTACTCCATGTACTTCCCATTACTCCATATCTGTCATGACAGAAACAAATGTGAAGCTCACTTTTCTCAGGTAAATCTAGGAAGACTTTTATAGTGTTAGAGAAGCATCTCCACGCTGCTACTTATATATAGTACCTCAATAACATCTCCGACATTTACAACTAGAGGGTTTGGAATTGGCTTGACCGGCGCCCATTCTCCTTCCTTCCGGATCTGTAATCCAGTCACATTGTCTTCTTGCATGAGTATGGTTATGCAGGCCGAGAAGAGAATCCTTCTCCATCCCCATAATTAAAGATAGAGCTCTTATGAGCTCCTCTCCAACTTTTTTAACTTCACTAGAATATGTCTCAATTGCATCCCTTCACAAAAactataattaaaaatattagaTACATACTTGGATCGCAAGAAACAATACTCTATTTTTTTCCTGAAATTTTACAAACATATATACTCGAATTCCTTCGTTGTGATTGGCCAATATTTGAGCTTTCTATATAGAGATGGGTAAACAAGAAGAGCCAGTAAGTCAGACTAGTTCAGTATCTGATCTTCCGAAATCGTATATGCATGCCCGTAGCCTTGAATGGCGTCCGATGCCATAGCAACCTTATCCTACTCTTCTAATGGAAGTTGAAAGAACTTCGCAGTAGCATCCTTCATGCCCTCATTACTACTGTTGCCACTCCATGATTTCCCATCTGCAATGAATTAAACTGAAAAGTTAATATCAAATAGCGCTAGAGTTACGAAATTTGATCACCAAATGTTAGTGTCTTACTCGTTCGAAGTAAAAGAGATTTAAAGTGGACTCATATTTAATTGAAATGAAAGTTTCGACATAACAAAATTTGGTAAAAATGTTGAAATACTCGTTATAATTAAATTATAGCTGTACTCGATATCAATTACCTGGAAGAAACCCCATTCTTTGCAAGCCAAGCCTAGTTTGGTAAGCTTCTCCGTGTTCCCACTTGAAAGCAGAGAGAAATCAATGGTAGGAATCTCCGAAGAAAGCTGACACATATGATCCGCGCTCTTCGGCATTGATTCTTAAGAAGGTATCTTTCAGGGACGTGCAAAGGGTTGATCTTTGCTATTTCCAAAACATTTGGTGTCTGCAGAGACGAGCCAAAAGTCGGGGGCACCACAACCTCCTCCTGAACAAGTGCTACATCTGTGTATGAACCCATGTTCCGTTGTCAAAGTTTTTCAGCTTAAAATTGCATCAATAACTCTAAGCATTCGGAGTTTATAGACCAGACCTCTAAATGGTGCCTGGTTTAAAGATTCTTTATTTGCAGAACAGTTGGAGCTTTCCTTCGGTTTTGTTGTATAGGACGCTATGCAACTCTGCTTCGAACACTTATCGTCGAGCTAATCCTATCATGTGCATGTTAGATACAAAGAATTTTGGTTAATATACTGACAACTACAAAACCAACAGGAAACTGCCGTCTAAAGTTGTTTAATTTCTTTGGAGTATTAGCTGAAGGTTCACTTCTTTTGGTTACGTATTCGCCGATGATAATTTATGTAAAGCGTAAGCATTAACAGTGATGTAATCTGGTTTTAGCATTACTCATTTCTTTAAAAAGTAAATCCAATCttctcaaaaagaaaaaaacagaatAACAACAGTTTCGTCCAAGTATAGCCATTGGCTACATCCTTTTCAGCCATGCCTCAATGTGGAGGGCAGAAAGTGATGACATACCGCGAAGCCCGGCATTTGTTAAGGCTGGAGGAGTCATCAAAGGCATAACTATAAGCCTTGGGGCATATGGCCTTAAACAGATGTGCGAAAAGGGTTGGTTTGCAAGTGTTTGGGTTTGCGTAGCTTCCTGTGCAGCAATACTTCGCAGACTGCATAGCCAAGCAGGCACTCTTACACCCGACCACCCTGCCTCCTCTCCTCACTTCCAACGCAGATGGGCAGCACACGTTCAAATCAACCTCGCATGAGGCAACACCGCACCCTATTCCCCCACCAACCGGCTTCATTGACACGGGCAAGTTAAAGCCATCAACCAAACTCACATCATAGAAATGCAGGGGTGAAGTTGATGTTCCGAGCGTCATTTCAACCACGGTCGCTGGAGGCACGCCTCCTTTTCCTTGGCAATGCAATTGGCCAAAACAATCGCCGGTCTCACAGTTGCCTTTTCCATTACTGTCAAAGAAGCAACCCTGCCTGCCCCATATTCTTCCTGACCACTTCTCAGGTACATCAAGAACTGATTCCTCGCCGCTGCCAAGATGTAAACCGCCGCTTTGAGGAGTGTCTACGCCTGCACTGCCGAGTATACCGGGCCATATGCTTTCATGGCAGTTGTTCACTAGAATCAGTTGAGCCCCATCTGAAACAAGAAACGGAAACAAGAAAACACAATTAGAAACCCAAAAAACGAGGACACAGCGCAGTAAAGGTGGCAATTTCGGACATCACACGTTACACAACTTGAAATTCTCACGAATTAAAGACACATAACTAACACAATTGAATTCATATTATATTAATAAATTGATAAATTTTCTCGTTTTTATATCGTTTTGCGTGTTGATCAACTAATGAGTTTGACAGAAAGacgaaaataatataaatagatAAATCCGAACACGACCAATCGACATCCCTAAGTAGAAGAAATACATAGAAGAGATGAAGACTTGCTTGTAATTGAGATAGAGATTAGTAGATAGAGTATGGGGAAGAGAAAAGAGGAAGTTGGCATTGATTGAAATTAGGCCTGCGAATGGTTGATGTAGTTGAAATGAAAATACTTCTTCAGAACCACAAGCATATATATAAGTGGAGACAACATCAAGCTTTTTAAGTGTAACATCCTCTCTTTTGATTTCTTTCTCTTACTTTCATGATGATACAAGGGCATATATTCATTGCTTCCCATTGAGGGCTTTCTTTTTCTCCCCATATCCCTGAGTATAAAAAATCAAAAGGAAGAATATAATCcattttataaataaagaatgGATTGacgataataaaaaaatgaaacataGTCTAAGGATGCAGAGAGTTGTCCCACGTTGGAAAGTTAAAAAACCTTGAATAAGGTTATAAGAATTTGAGttgattggtttatagaagttgGGTTACTCCACATTGTTAATTGGTATTGGGTTGAAATCttaattttcttaataatatcaGGGTAAGTTAACCTATGcaagggtggtgctatccacacacatcTCATTACTTTTCATACACCCTCTCAATTTTCGGTAcgtcagatcgaatgaattggaAGGATCAAATGATATAAATTAAAATGGTGTGTAGAAGATAAAACAGAGTATGTAAATAGCATCACCACCTAAGTAAATATCATCGTCCATATGTGTTCCACGTCACTCAAAAAGTTAAGAAAACCTCTTTGTTAGCAGTGGGGTGTGGCTCCGTGGTATTGAATGCATTGACTTGTAGCCGTATGATCTATCATTTTATAACTGCTGAATCTCAATGTTcacatttaattatttattttttagataTTCAAATGCTCTGTTGCATTGTAGAAAAACTAGATAGCGGTGCGTTCTGAAACTGTAGGGAGAAATGGGAGATGATAGAAAAACATGCAATGCGAAGTTGAATGAAGCAACTGTTATTCGGATTACGTGATCGTCAATTTATCCTGTGAATCAAATGCCTAAAAGGGCATATATGATCACTATTTTTAAATTACACGTAGCAGCAGTACTTAAATGAAAAGTAATATTTCTGTTGGACGTGAAGCTAAAAACACAGCTATGCACCTCTTTATGTTAAATCATCAAATCTTTCTTTTGTGTAGAACAAGCAGCTTTTAACTGAATTTGGTATGAATCTTAGGGAAAAGGATCCTTTTTCCAAAATCCTAAGGATTTCGTAATCACGACAGTTCATTGTACATTGtgtggtcagttttcgttaaatattatttatatttattttaaaattttaaaatgatttctaaccgcacgataCACGATATCAACAGCTCACATCATCAATGTTTTATTCAATACTCTTATTTTTATACCCCacaaaattcattcattgttatgtttttttattattagacGTGTCTGTTTAATGATGTATCTACTATATTATTGTGCATCAATTGGATGAATATACTTTTTTGTTTATGACGAAGATGGATATAACTGTTAACCGATGAAAAATCCGTTACCCGGTGGGTCTAATTATGGATAATCTCCGATGGTTAATTTGCGGTCatggatatggttaattttGTGGTTATGGGGATAAATATAACATTTTCATTCCCAAACCGAACTGTTGCCATCCTTAAACATCCTGCACCACAACATCGATCGAAATCCACCATCGTGCATCTCCATCCCTGGCAAATACCAGAGATCCAACCAACCaatgtaagtggtggaaaagAGAGCTCCAACCTTCCTCCATCAAGCACCAAATGGATCTGAGCCACATACTATGGTTTGAGCCACACATTTAATGAAACTAGAGGGAAGGAGATCCCACCAGTAACAATGCCAATAAAGGCATACAGATGGAAGGTGGTGGTGTTTCCACCGAAGCCGGAGCTATACGCACCTTCCGAGAGGTTTGCGACAAGTCAAGTAAAGAAAAATGGCCTGCAGATCCAAAATTGAGTGAGACAGAGGAAGGACAGAGCAATGTGCAATGGATAGGATGGTGAATGAATAGAAATAAGGATGTGAACAGGAAACTGAGATTGGAATAAGAGGGGATCAGAGCTAGGAGTGCAGGTAAATTGGGTCAAAACAGCAAGGACAAAACGCAGGCCAACGAGCacgcaaaaaagaaaaaagaaaagaaaaagagaaacggGAGACAGCCACCTACCCTGGACACAACCAGGGCAGGCAAAGGAAGAGGGAGGAAGCAAGTAAATTGGGTCGAAACAGCAAGGACAAAACGCAGGCCAACGAGCacgcaaaaaagaaaaaagaaaagaaaaagagaaacagGAGACAGCCACCTACCCTGGACACAACCAGGGCAGGCGACGGAAGAGGGAAGAAGCAGTTAAAAACAAACTCTCATAAGAGGAGAATGAATTCTCACGAAGGGAGAAAAGAAACTCTCACgaaaatgagagacaaggaTCAAAATTATGTAACAAATTTTAATCTTAAACTTATTAGCACATTCCTTCAGTACTTGGGCTAATTTGAAGGGCAACTTTTTTAAAACATAACAATTatgaaaatgttaaaaaaaaaaaaaaaaaaaagcagcaaATGGCCCTTTAACGCTGTAGTGGAATGGTGTCTAATCCTTACACGACATGAGATTTTtaacatctaatttaacaaaatctatataaaaaaaaaataaattgatttttaaGTTTATGGCCAAAAGGgtaaatgaaagtatgtaatatctttcaaatataattaaattgcAGGGATTAtcttctaaaataaaaaatattataaagtttcaatttttccCAGTTCAGGGTTTTTGGATAATCCAATTGAGGAAGAGAAATCACATCTCCCAAAATGATCCGCACCGCAGTTAAGCTATCACTATCTGCGGCCACCGTCAATCAAACCGCCAAGCTCGGGGTCTCCATCCTTCATCGATCACCGCCGTCCAGACTTGTCCACGACGGGATCAACGGCTTGAACGCCAACCCCGTTGCTCTTCAGATGATCAACTACGCTCTCTCTCACGCTAGGTCTCAGAAATCAGGTCCTTTTACAATCCGGTCatctgaatttttgaatttgttcatagaattttgaaattaaattgttttaatttgaaatttggattgtGGGAAATGTAGATGAATCGTATGCGCAAGGTGTGCTTGTACTGGAACAGTGCCTTTCGACTCAGCCGAGCGAAGGGCAAGACCCTGCTGGTGATAATTCAAGGGGAATGGTGTTGTTGGCCATGTCCACTTTATCATCTGAAAGgtttcttttttatctttttggtgtttttcttttattctcgTACTCGCGATattctactttaaactaatctaaataGCGGAGAGGGGGATTAGAACTCGGGTGCGTATGGGAACATCCGTTCTAGccaagtttgtttgttttgggtgATTAGATAACCCAATTAAGTTCTGTGTTTGATGGATTAAGAAACTTATATTActtgaatttcaaatttttagagGAAATTTCGGTGAAGCAATGGAGAAGCTGCAAAAGGTTCAAGATTTAACCAACTCTTCAGTTGGTGTTAGACGTAAGATtattattttacattttttttcttcatatatttgTGAAGTTTTGCCTTAGTACAATGATCTGTTGACTAATAAACCATTCTGGGTTTTGTTAAAGTTGCCGCTTTGGAGGCTCTTGTCGGACTTCACTTAGAGTTAGAGCAGGTAAGTTGACACTAAAACGATTAAAAATATGGATTTGTATTCTTTTATagttaaatatgtaaatggttCTCCCTATATAGGATGATACTTCATCAGTGCTCGCAGATAAATGCTTAGAACTGTTGGAGAACAATGAGCCTGGATCTAATGGTGGAGATTTTATAAATGCTCGCGCTAAAGCAGTAAAAGGGCTTGTTGAACTTGTCCATGGTAATACTGCATCAGGTACAGTTGCAGGCTAGCCTTTGTCTATTTATATACATTTGCTTCAACTAGTACACTGCTGAGAGTCAGGAAAGAAGGAAAATTCTGAATTTGGTTTCTCTGCAGCTGAATTGTTCTTTCAAGGACTTAAGGACAACCCGGCAATCACTGGTGAGGTTCATTTTGTAGGTGATGATTGTCATTGCCTCTAATACAAGGCATCATTCAACATGAGATGATTAATTGAAAGCTATGTAGGTAGTACTGCTTTATCCTATGGAGAATTCTTGCATGCAACGCAGAACTTTTCATTGGCAAAGGATGTCTACCAGAATGTTATTCAAGGGGTGTCCAAGAATGAAGAGTATAGTAATCCGAATGCATTAGCAGCCAGTAATATGTCTGCCGAGGAAGTTTCCCTAGCCGCCACATGTGCTTTAGGACAACTTGAGGCTCACTTGGGGTAAGTTCGTGACTACTGTTGACCCTATCATTTTTCTGTTTAGAATGGTGGAGAGATTAATCTTTGATCTTTTAGGAACTTTGCCGATGCCGAGGAGATATTGACTAAGGCTTTAACTATAACCGAGGAACGTTTTGGTGTGTTTCTTTGGCATTACTTTCGTTATGACTGGTATGGAATTTTTCAGAATTTTTATGTAATGATAAGTTGGTATCGTTTTGGTTCCT
Proteins encoded in this region:
- the LOC126593308 gene encoding uncharacterized protein LOC126593308, whose product is MIRTAVKLSLSAATVNQTAKLGVSILHRSPPSRLVHDGINGLNANPVALQMINYALSHARSQKSDESYAQGVLVLEQCLSTQPSEGQDPAGDNSRGMVLLAMSTLSSERGNFGEAMEKLQKVQDLTNSSVGVRLAALEALVGLHLELEQDDTSSVLADKCLELLENNEPGSNGGDFINARAKAVKGLVELVHGNTASAELFFQGLKDNPAITGSTALSYGEFLHATQNFSLAKDVYQNVIQGVSKNEEYSNPNALAASNMSAEEVSLAATCALGQLEAHLGNFADAEEILTKALTITEERFGSRHPKVGVVLTCIALMFRRKAMLEHSSALLIQEGLYRRAIELLKPPPLDSEGTEAKVDRSDIVALARGGYAEVLCIQQNRKDQGEKAKSWAEAAWRNRRLSLAEALDVSNTSSAVPIIDARISRVL
- the LOC126593316 gene encoding thaumatin-like protein isoform X2; translation: MPTSSFLFPILYLLISISITNGAQLILVNNCHESIWPGILGSAGVDTPQSGGLHLGSGEESVLDVPEKWSGRIWGRQGCFFDSNGKGNCETGDCFGQLHCQGKGGVPPATVVEMTLGTSTSPLHFYDVSLVDGFNLPVSMKPVGGGIGCGVASCEVDLNVCCPSALEVRRGGRVVGCKSACLAMQSAKYCCTGSYANPNTCKPTLFAHLFKAICPKAYSYAFDDSSSLNKCRASRYVITFCPPH
- the LOC126593316 gene encoding thaumatin-like protein isoform X1 yields the protein MPTSSFLFPILYLLISISITSKSSSLLYGAQLILVNNCHESIWPGILGSAGVDTPQSGGLHLGSGEESVLDVPEKWSGRIWGRQGCFFDSNGKGNCETGDCFGQLHCQGKGGVPPATVVEMTLGTSTSPLHFYDVSLVDGFNLPVSMKPVGGGIGCGVASCEVDLNVCCPSALEVRRGGRVVGCKSACLAMQSAKYCCTGSYANPNTCKPTLFAHLFKAICPKAYSYAFDDSSSLNKCRASRYVITFCPPH